In one Parambassis ranga chromosome 6, fParRan2.1, whole genome shotgun sequence genomic region, the following are encoded:
- the dusp8a gene encoding dual specificity protein phosphatase 8 isoform X2, producing the protein MPLDVVIAPAEDCFWPDLQETDMRLKIRVRRMKEGRELRGGFAAFSSCFPGLCEGKPATALPMSLSQPCLPVANVGPTRILPHLYLGSQKDVLNKDLMAQNGITYVLNASNTCPKPDFISESHFMRIPVNDNYCEKLLPWLDKTNEFIDKAKVSNCRVIVHCLAGISRSATIAIAYIMKTMGLSSDDAYRFVKDRRPSISPNFNFLGQLLEFEKGLRLLQALTSDEKISENNTKQSSEVNGLSTGFEMNGHHSSYDSSVAEPQIPPEPKLPSPTSLQQGFNGLHLSAERIMDTNRLKRSFSLDIKSVYSPNSPHCPSLAPTHSEDVPKLCKLDSPGTGTSNGVCSQSPVLDSPSSSESPFPSPGSGGSIGGLGLGGIEGVHRSGSSSSRHRRKTKHGNSPVHCQPNQPPQSLSLSLDHKSPSLDENLKGSLLLSLPSLPTVGSGAMWTKHRDTVQATTPVTPVTPTTDAPWHFGAEEGSEGGMELGGGGGGGDESSVRFGSSSADVAFGCSEGVRLRDKSQSKKASPPQTQRDHRDPMSSSTLTTSTSANNSGPVSEKQFKRRSCQMEFEEGISETRSREELGKIGKQSSFSGSMEIIEVS; encoded by the exons ATGCCTCTGGATGTTGTGATTGCCCCAGCGGAGGACTGCTTTTGGCCGGACCTACAGGAGACAGACATGAGGCTGAAGATCAGGGTCCGTCGGATGAAGGAGGGGAGAGAGCTTCGAG GAGGTTTTGCAGCtttttcctcctgtttcccTGGCCTGTGTGAAGGGAAgcctgccactgctctgccaATGAGCTTGTCCCAGCCCTGCTTGCCTGTGGCTAACGTAGGGCCTACTCGCATCCTGCCACACCTCTATCTGGGATCACAGAAAGATGTCCTCAACAAG GATCTGATGGCTCAGAATGGGATCACCTATGTGTTGAACGCCAGCAACACCTGCCCCAAACCAGATTTTATCAGTGAGAGCCATTTCATGCGCATCCCAGTAAACGACAACTACTGTGAGAAACTGCTTCCCTGGCTGGACAAAACAAATGAATTCATAG ACAAAGCTAAGGTGTCAAACTGCAGAGTCATTGTGCACTGCTTGGCTGGAATCTCACGTTCAGCAACCATCGCCATTGCATACATCATGAAGACAATGGGCTTGTCATCAGATGATGCCTACAG GTTTGTAAAGGACAGAAGACCGTCCATTTCCCCTAACTTTAACTTCCTGGGTCAGCTGCTGGAGTTTGAGAAGGGCCTAAGATTACTCCAAGCTTTAACATCTGATGAAAAGATctcagaaaacaacacaaagcaaagCTCTGAGGTTAATGGGCTCAGCACAGGTTTCGAGATGAATGGCCACCATAGCAGCTATGACTCCTCTGTGGCAGAGCCACAAATCCCGCCAGAACCCAAGCTGCCATCACCTACATCCCTCCAGCAGGGCTTCAACGGCCTGCACCTCTCTGCAGAGAGGATAATGGACACTAACCGGCTCAAACGCTCCTTTTCTTTGGACATTAAGTCTGTCTACTCCCCTAACAGTCCCCACTGTCCCAGCCTGGCCCCTACACACTCTGAAGACGTCCCTAAGCTGTGCAAGCTTGACAGCCCAGGAACAGGCACCTCTAATGGTGTCTGCTCTCAGTCTCCCGTCCTAGACAGCCCCAGCTCCTCTGAGTCACCGTTCCCCTCTCCAGGCAGTGGGGGCAGCATAGGAGGTTTGGGGCTCGGTGGAATTGAAGGTGTCCATCGGTCTGGTTCTTCCTCATCCAGACACAGGAGAAAAACCAAACACGGCAATTCTCCGGTCCACTGTCAACCAAACCAACCTCCACAATCCCTCAGCTTGTCACTGGACCACAAGAGCCCAAGCCTGGATGAAAACCTAAAGGGCTCCCTGCTCCTCTCGCTACCCTCCCTACCCACTGTGGGATCTGGGGCCATGTGgaccaaacacagagacactgtaCAAGCTACCACGCCCGTCACTCCAGTCACACCAACCACAGATGCTCCCTGGCACTTTGGGGCAGAGGAAGGTAgtgagggagggatggagctgggaggaggaggtggagggggagacGAATCATCGGTGAGGTTTGGGAGCAGTTCGGCAGATGTGGCATTTGGGTGCAGTGAAGGTGTGCGATTACGAGACAAATCCCAGAGTAAGAAAGCATCACCACCccagacacagagagatcacCGGGACCCCATGTCATCATCAACACTGACCACATCTACCAGCGCAAACAACAGTGGACCTGTGTCAGAGAAGCAGTTCAAGAGGCGCAGCTGTCAGATGGAGTTCGAGGAGGGCATCTCCGAGACGAGGTCCAGAGAAGAACTGGGAAAAATCGGGAAGCAGTCAAGCTTCTCTGGGAGCATGGAGATCATCGAGGTATCCTGA